The following DNA comes from Cyanobacteriota bacterium.
TGTAAGGTAGGGATGAAAAAGGGTGGACTAAGCTTGATGGCATGTCGAGCTGCCTGCCAGCGGTGCCCAAGTTCATGGGCAGCGAGGATAGCTAGAATTGCTGAGGCAATGGGTAAGGCTTCAGCGAACCGAGCTGGAGTACTGAAAACATCAAAGCCAAGTAACAATCCAGCGGTTTCTTCACAACTGGCGATCGTAACCACTGCCAGTGCAATCGCCACCAGCAACTGCCAAGCGTTAGTAGGCTTTGGATCAGTGGTGCTAGGCAACACAATCATGACAGGCTTTCCGTCTGGATTTTCCACCAAGAATAGACGGTAGCGATCGTGCACTCGCTCACGCAAGCTAGCAGACAGGCGGGCGTAGACGTGATCAGCGTCTCCCCGCAAATTGCCCTTGAAGATAGCTCCTTCTTGATAGGGAATGGTTTCTGTGACAAAGAATGTATCAACCCCAAATATGCCCTGAATTACCCGCAGCTCGTCAGCAGGAATGGGCATGGTCTTTGGTTTAGGCTCAGGGGATTTTTGCTCGCTGGTAGAGGGTTGTGAGCTGGCTTGAGGGTTCTGATCCTGACTAGCCATTGGCAATGTACTCTCAGGTGATTCTAGAGCTTTTGAGGTAGGCTGTTCTGACTGTCGTGATGTCAATTCTTTCACCGATGCTCGGATCTGCCGCCCGATCGCGATATAAAGTCCTGTACAAATTAGAAACAGGAAGAGGACAGTAGCTAAGTTTAGGTAGACACCTATAGCAACTAGTCCAAAGAATAAGAGCCACGGAGCAATCAGGAGTAACGATTGCAACCATGCCAAGATGCCCACCCTACCGTAGGCACGGGCGCGGTAAAATCCCCAAGCTAGAAAGCCGATGGCCACTATTTCCAGTAGTGCAGTTGTCATCAGTCACCCTCGCTGCGATCGTTCCAGTAACCTCGTTTCTATATAAACTACTCTAAGCTGCGATTGACCCAATCACCAATTAACCCATCCTTCTAGTTGGGCTAGAGAGGTCAACTACTTACCCAAGGCAGCAGGTGGGTCAGCACGGAGCATCTGGGCAATCGGATGACGAACTAAGACGGGAAGATACATCAACAAGCGCTCAAGCCAGTCGCTAGAGGTGAGCACCAACATACAAATCATCAACACAAAGGGAGCTGTTGTGAAAATCTGGGTCGGTATTGTAGGAATTGCACTTTGGGCAACGCTTGCCAAAGACTGTAAGATGCCAAACAGATAGGCTCCTAAGGCTGCTCGCAGAGGGTTCCAACCACCGAAAATCACGATCGCCAGCATAATCCAACCGTAGCCAGCAGTATGTCGGTGGCTCCAACCAGCTTTAAAGTCAAGAGAAAATGCAGCCCCAGCAATGCCTAGTAGTGCTCCACCGATAGCCGTGTAAACGTAGCGCCAGACAACTACGTTGGCACCGCGCGCAAAAGCTGCCGCAGGTTGTTCACCGATCGCTCGTAACAGGAGTCCATCACGGGTCTTGTAAACATAGATAACAGTTACCCCTATCAATAGGTAGCTGCTATAGACCAAGAGGTCACTTTGAAAGAATAGTGGCCCTAGGATGGGGATATGCTGCAACCAAGGCAGTTTGAAGCTAGGCACTGTCGGCCCTGGCACGCGCACAAATGGGTTGCCCAAAAATGATGATAAATCGCTGCATAGCATGGTCAATACGAACCCAATGGCAACCTGCGACTGTTTCAAGGTCAGGGATCCAAAAGCTAGTATGAGGGCAATGGTAGCACCCACAGCGGCAGCTCCCAGAAACCCTAGCATGAGACTGTTGGTTGTTTTAGCTACAGCAAAACCCACCATAGCACTTAACAGTACAGTGCCCTCTGCTGAGAGATTAATAACACCAGCACGCTCAGTCAGGGTTTCACCAATGCAGCCAATAACTAGAGGAGTGGCTGTGGCGATCGCCGTTGCTAGGATAGCAATAATCTGGGTACTGTCCATACAATTTGTCCGTATATCGAGTGTTTTATGCTACCTCTCATCCCTTGATTTTACGCTATCCATAAGCTAGGGGCTATACGTAAACTACGCCTATGGACTGGGATACACGATAGATAAACCTATCATGGTTAAGGATCATGGTTAAAGCTGTTCCGATTATCACAGAGCGGGGCTGTAAGTCATTAGGGCAATTAATTAAGCGGTTTCGGGAGGCTCCTAAACCAGGTTTTCCTAAGGGGTGGTCACTAGATGAGTTTGTGGCAGAGATTCAGCAGGAAACTGGCTTCACTATCAGTAAGAGTACCCTAAGTAAGCTAGAACGCGGCCACAGTGAGCCTAAGTGGGATACACTCGCCATCTTGGCAGCCACGGGTTTTCTTGTCAATGCCAAGACAGGTGAGCCGCTGACCACTGCCCAGTTGTTTGAAATCGCCTGTGAGCAGTTGAGTTTATCTGAGATTAACTAGAACGGAGCCTCGTCAGCGTCAGTGTCTATCCAAGCAGATGTACCTGCTTGCTCTGACAAGGTATCGGTGCCATTTTCTAAATCCACAACAACGCCCCCAAACCACTCAGCTAAGTTTTTTGCTGATCGTTGCACCTCATCAATATCATGACGATAACTTGAAGCTGATGCAGATAACGACTCAGGCTGAGGCAATGCTGGCAGAGAGTTGGGGGTAGACAACAGATCTGAGCTTGATGCAGGTGATACAGTGGCAACAGAACTGGTAGTTGCTTCCATCACCTTGTGGGGTAA
Coding sequences within:
- a CDS encoding site-2 protease family protein, whose translation is MTTALLEIVAIGFLAWGFYRARAYGRVGILAWLQSLLLIAPWLLFFGLVAIGVYLNLATVLFLFLICTGLYIAIGRQIRASVKELTSRQSEQPTSKALESPESTLPMASQDQNPQASSQPSTSEQKSPEPKPKTMPIPADELRVIQGIFGVDTFFVTETIPYQEGAIFKGNLRGDADHVYARLSASLRERVHDRYRLFLVENPDGKPVMIVLPSTTDPKPTNAWQLLVAIALAVVTIASCEETAGLLLGFDVFSTPARFAEALPIASAILAILAAHELGHRWQAARHAIKLSPPFFIPTLQIGTFGAWTRFESLLPSRSVLFDIAVAGPLAGGIVSLIMLIAGLALSNADSLFQIPSQFFQGSILVGTVAKVMLGDTLQAAIVHIHPLTVVGWLGLLINALNLMPAGQLDGGRIVQAIYGRKTASWLTIATIIVLGVASFVNPLALYWALVIIVL
- a CDS encoding ABC transporter permease, which codes for MDSTQIIAILATAIATATPLVIGCIGETLTERAGVINLSAEGTVLLSAMVGFAVAKTTNSLMLGFLGAAAVGATIALILAFGSLTLKQSQVAIGFVLTMLCSDLSSFLGNPFVRVPGPTVPSFKLPWLQHIPILGPLFFQSDLLVYSSYLLIGVTVIYVYKTRDGLLLRAIGEQPAAAFARGANVVVWRYVYTAIGGALLGIAGAAFSLDFKAGWSHRHTAGYGWIMLAIVIFGGWNPLRAALGAYLFGILQSLASVAQSAIPTIPTQIFTTAPFVLMICMLVLTSSDWLERLLMYLPVLVRHPIAQMLRADPPAALGK
- a CDS encoding helix-turn-helix domain-containing protein, encoding MVKAVPIITERGCKSLGQLIKRFREAPKPGFPKGWSLDEFVAEIQQETGFTISKSTLSKLERGHSEPKWDTLAILAATGFLVNAKTGEPLTTAQLFEIACEQLSLSEIN